The Arachis duranensis cultivar V14167 chromosome 2, aradu.V14167.gnm2.J7QH, whole genome shotgun sequence genome has a window encoding:
- the LOC107475152 gene encoding calcium-dependent protein kinase 13 isoform X1, whose product MGNCCRSPAAVAREDVKSSFSDHTKGKHTSAASAAGKQKNAPITVLAGVPKENIEDKYLVDRELGRGEFGVTYLCIDRGSRELLACKSISKRKLRTAVDVEDVRREVAIMRHLPRSSSIVSLREACEDDNAVHLVMELCEGGELFDRIVARGRYTERAAAAVARTVVEVVQLCHRHGVIHRDLKPENFLFANKKENSPLKAIDFGLSIFFKPGEKFSEIVGSPYYMAPEVLKRNYGPEIDIWSAGVILYILLCGVPPFWAESEQGVAQAILRGLIDFKREPWPSISESAKSLVKQMLEPDPKLRLTAKQVLEHPWIQNAKKAPNIPLGDAVKSRLKQFSMMNRFKRKALRVIADFLSNEEVEDIKDIFKKMDTDNDGIVSIEELKAGFQNFGSQLAESEIQMLLEAVNTNGKGTLDYGEFVAVSLHLKRMANDEHLRKAFSYFDKDGNGYIEPDELRNALMEDGTDDCADVANDIFQEVDTDKDGRISYEEFVAMMKTGTDWRKASRHYSRGRFNSLSLKLMKDGSVNLGTEQLLV is encoded by the exons ATGGGCAACTGCTGCCGATCTCCAGCTGCCGTTGCTCGCGAGGACGTGAAATCATCATTCTCCGACCACACCAAAGGAAAACACACCTCCGCAGCCAGCGCCGCCggaaaacagaaaaatgctcCGATCACGGTCCTCGCCGGCGTTCCCAAGGAGAACATTGAGGATAAGTACCTGGTGGACCGTGAGCTCGGGCGTGGGGAGTTCGGCGTGACGTACCTCTGTATCGACCGGGGATCAAGAGAGCTGCTTGCTTGCAAGAGCATCTCGAAGCGGAAGTTGCGGACGGCGGTGGACGTAGAGGACGTGCGCCGTGAGGTGGCGATCATGCGCCACCTGCCTCGGAGCTCCAGCATCGTGTCGCTTCGTGAGGCTTGCGAGGATGACAACGCCGTGCACCTTGTAATGGAGCTCTGCGAGGGTGGGGAGCTCTTCGACAGAATCGTGGCCAGGGGGCGTTACACGGAGCGCGCTGCCGCCGCAGTTGCAAGGACCGTCGTGGAGGTTGTGCAGCTGTGCCATAGGCATGGTGTGATTCACAGAGACCTGAAGCCGGAGAATTTCCTGTTTGCTAATAAGAAGGAGAATTCGCCGCTCAAGGCTATTGATTTCGGGCTTTCCATATTCTTCAAGCCAG GTGAGAAATTCTCAGAAATTGTTGGAAGTCCATATTATATGGCTCCAGAGGTGCTCAAGCGGAACTATGGGCCAGAAATAGATATATGGAGTGCAGGAGTGATACTCTACATCTTACTATGTGGCGTTCCCCCATTTTGGGCTG AATCTGAACAAGGGGTTGCACAGGCTATCCTCAGAGGGCTTATAGATTTCAAACGAGAACCTTGGCCGAGTATTTCAGAAAGTGCTAAAAGTCTTGTTAAGCAAATGTTAGAACCAGACCCTAAACTTCGACTAACTGCCAAACAGGTGCTTG AGCATCCTTGGATCCAAAATGCTAAGAAGGCTCCAAATATTCCTCTTGGGGATGCTGTAAAATCAAGACTTAAGCAGTTTTCTATGATGAATAGATTCAAAAGAAAAGCCCTTAGG GTCATTGCTGATTTCTTGTCCAATGAAGAAGTTGAAGACATCAAAGATATCTTCAAAAAGATGGATACTGATAACGATGGTATTGTTTCCATTGAAGAACTAAAAGCTGGATTTCAAAATTTCGGATCTCAACTTGCCGAGTCCGAAATTCAGATGCTTCTTGAAGCT GTAAATACTAATGGGAAGGGAACCCTTGACTATGGAGAATTTGTTGCAGTTTCCCTCCATCTAAAAAGGATGGCTAATGATGAGCATCTTCGCAAGGCCTTCTCTTACTTTGACAAGGATGGGAATGGTTATATTGAACCAGACGAGTTACGGAATGCTTTGATGGAAGACGGGACAGATGATTGTGCAGACGTAGCAAATGATATTTTCCAGGAAGTGGACACAGACAAG GATGGACGCATCAGCTATGAAGAATTTGTGGCTATGATGAAAACCGGAACAGATTGGAGAAAAGCATCTAGGCATTACTCACGCGGGAGATTCAACAGCTTGAGCTTAAAGTTGATGAAGGACGGTTCTGTAAATTTAGGAACTGAGCAGTTACTTGTTTGA
- the LOC107475152 gene encoding calcium-dependent protein kinase 13 isoform X2 — protein sequence MGNCCRSPAAVAREDVKSSFSDHTKGKHTSAASAAGKQKNAPITVLAGVPKENIEDKYLVDRELGRGEFGVTYLCIDRGSRELLACKSISKRKLRTAVDVEDVRREVAIMRHLPRSSSIVSLREACEDDNAVHLVMELCEGGELFDRIVARGRYTERAAAAVARTVVEVVQLCHRHGVIHRDLKPENFLFANKKENSPLKAIDFGLSIFFKPESEQGVAQAILRGLIDFKREPWPSISESAKSLVKQMLEPDPKLRLTAKQVLEHPWIQNAKKAPNIPLGDAVKSRLKQFSMMNRFKRKALRVIADFLSNEEVEDIKDIFKKMDTDNDGIVSIEELKAGFQNFGSQLAESEIQMLLEAVNTNGKGTLDYGEFVAVSLHLKRMANDEHLRKAFSYFDKDGNGYIEPDELRNALMEDGTDDCADVANDIFQEVDTDKDGRISYEEFVAMMKTGTDWRKASRHYSRGRFNSLSLKLMKDGSVNLGTEQLLV from the exons ATGGGCAACTGCTGCCGATCTCCAGCTGCCGTTGCTCGCGAGGACGTGAAATCATCATTCTCCGACCACACCAAAGGAAAACACACCTCCGCAGCCAGCGCCGCCggaaaacagaaaaatgctcCGATCACGGTCCTCGCCGGCGTTCCCAAGGAGAACATTGAGGATAAGTACCTGGTGGACCGTGAGCTCGGGCGTGGGGAGTTCGGCGTGACGTACCTCTGTATCGACCGGGGATCAAGAGAGCTGCTTGCTTGCAAGAGCATCTCGAAGCGGAAGTTGCGGACGGCGGTGGACGTAGAGGACGTGCGCCGTGAGGTGGCGATCATGCGCCACCTGCCTCGGAGCTCCAGCATCGTGTCGCTTCGTGAGGCTTGCGAGGATGACAACGCCGTGCACCTTGTAATGGAGCTCTGCGAGGGTGGGGAGCTCTTCGACAGAATCGTGGCCAGGGGGCGTTACACGGAGCGCGCTGCCGCCGCAGTTGCAAGGACCGTCGTGGAGGTTGTGCAGCTGTGCCATAGGCATGGTGTGATTCACAGAGACCTGAAGCCGGAGAATTTCCTGTTTGCTAATAAGAAGGAGAATTCGCCGCTCAAGGCTATTGATTTCGGGCTTTCCATATTCTTCAAGCCAG AATCTGAACAAGGGGTTGCACAGGCTATCCTCAGAGGGCTTATAGATTTCAAACGAGAACCTTGGCCGAGTATTTCAGAAAGTGCTAAAAGTCTTGTTAAGCAAATGTTAGAACCAGACCCTAAACTTCGACTAACTGCCAAACAGGTGCTTG AGCATCCTTGGATCCAAAATGCTAAGAAGGCTCCAAATATTCCTCTTGGGGATGCTGTAAAATCAAGACTTAAGCAGTTTTCTATGATGAATAGATTCAAAAGAAAAGCCCTTAGG GTCATTGCTGATTTCTTGTCCAATGAAGAAGTTGAAGACATCAAAGATATCTTCAAAAAGATGGATACTGATAACGATGGTATTGTTTCCATTGAAGAACTAAAAGCTGGATTTCAAAATTTCGGATCTCAACTTGCCGAGTCCGAAATTCAGATGCTTCTTGAAGCT GTAAATACTAATGGGAAGGGAACCCTTGACTATGGAGAATTTGTTGCAGTTTCCCTCCATCTAAAAAGGATGGCTAATGATGAGCATCTTCGCAAGGCCTTCTCTTACTTTGACAAGGATGGGAATGGTTATATTGAACCAGACGAGTTACGGAATGCTTTGATGGAAGACGGGACAGATGATTGTGCAGACGTAGCAAATGATATTTTCCAGGAAGTGGACACAGACAAG GATGGACGCATCAGCTATGAAGAATTTGTGGCTATGATGAAAACCGGAACAGATTGGAGAAAAGCATCTAGGCATTACTCACGCGGGAGATTCAACAGCTTGAGCTTAAAGTTGATGAAGGACGGTTCTGTAAATTTAGGAACTGAGCAGTTACTTGTTTGA
- the LOC107475234 gene encoding uncharacterized protein LOC107475234 — MDGEDSFVALVHCSGKIQKSKRHGVKFTDREPVSIFIRSSSTLAEIKLSILQKLGTSGTKLVKKLFYKIPITVVSIGVRYETFVTGSDEDLQVLFHCRRSFPEVRIPEMFAKLEDRVDSSRASAPGPQSTTVGGASTSLPVVAAVVLPPEPERAGAVHASVSHCVPEVEFEVGPDRVENALCDDDSDEEPVDIGGDSEDDIPRGIRTAHGGSGSGTQEYPPHLSSLNLEAIGQHQNVEATFDGQGMHDGTGLTKFQIGQSFQSKEKAVLSVKDYNIWREVEYRVMESDNLKYQGRCKEFGNGCTWLIRIVMQKRKSTWKVRRYNGPHTCMSTSISSDHKQLDYHVICARIFPLVRADASVSIKVLQEATEATYGFKPSYRKVWLAKQKAVAQIYSDWEESYADLPRWILGVTFTMDGSIALLKTSPVRVGDQVDEDRVYFHRMFWIFPPCVEAFRHCKPLVSIDGTHLYGKYGGTLLLAIAQDGNLPQKATTVNVPGSHSCPQITE, encoded by the coding sequence ATGGATGGGGAGGATAGTTTTGTGGCTCTGGTCCATTGCTCTGGAAAAATTCAAAAGAGCAAACGGCATGGTGTGAAATTCACAGATAGAGAACCGGTTAGTATTTTTATTCGATCTTCGAGTACATTGGCAGAGATTAAGCTCAGCATACTACAAAAGCTCGGTACCAGTGGGACGAAGCtggtaaaaaagttattttacaaGATTCCCATTACCGTTGTGTCAATCGGTGTGAGATATGAGACCTTTGTGACAGGGTCGGATGAAGACCTGCAGGTCTTGTTTCACTGCAGGCGTAGTTTTCCGGAGGTGAGGATACCTGAGATGTTTGCGAAGTTGGAAGATCGTGTGGATAGCTCTAGGGCTTCGGCACCGGGTCCTCAGTCGACCACAGTGGGTGGTGCCTCGACATCACTGCCTGTGGTAGCAGCGGTAGTTCTACCTCCCGAGCCCGAACGTGCTGGGGCTGTTCATGCAAGTGTGTCTCATTGTGTGCCTGAGGTTGAGTTTGAGGTCGGACCGGATCGAGTTGAGAATGCGCTGTGTGATGATGATTCCGATGAGGAGCCGGTCGATATTGGTGGGGACAGTGAAGATGATATACCAAGAGGTATACGTACAGCCCATGGAGGTTCCGGTTCTGGAACACAAGAGTACCCTCCCCACCTGTCGTCTTTGAACTTGGAGGCCATCGGCCAACACCAGAATGTAGAGGCAACATTCGATGGGCAGGGTATGCATGATGGGACAGGTTTGACTAAATTTCAGATTGGCCAATCGTTCCAGAGTAAGGAGAAAGCCGTGCTGAGCGTGAAAGATTACAACATTTGGCGTGAAGTTGAGTACAGGGTTATGGAGTCAGACAATCTAAAATACCAAGGGAGATGCAAGGAGTTCGGTAACGGGTGCACGTGGTTGATTCGGATAGTCATGCAGAAAAGGAAGAGCACATGGAAAGTTAGGAGGTACAACGGACCACACACGTGTATGTCCACATCGATTTCGAGCGACCACAAGCAGCTTGATTATCATGTGATTTGTGCAAGAATCTTTCCATTGGTTAGAGCTGATGCGTCGGTATCGATTAAGGTGTTGCAAGAGGCAACAGAGGCAACATATGGTTTCAAGCCAAGTTATCGGAAGGTGtggttggcaaagcagaagGCAGTAGCACAGATCTACAGCGATTGGGAGGAGTCATATGCGGATCTGCCCCGTTGGATCCTTGGGGTCACATTCACCATGGACGGTTCCATTGCCCTGCTGAAGACCTCCCCGGTTAGAGTGGGTGACCAGGTTGATGAAGATAGAGTCTACTTTCATCGCATGTTTTGGATATTCCCTCCATGTGTAGAGGCATTCCGCCACTGTAAGCCACTCGTCAGTATCGATGGGACACACCTGTATGGTAAGTATGGAGGGACCTTGTTGTTGGCGATTGCTCAGGATGGGAATTTGCCACAAAAGGCAACCACCGTAAATGTACCCGGTTCGCACTCTTGTCCCCAAATAACTGAGTAG